Proteins encoded together in one Telopea speciosissima isolate NSW1024214 ecotype Mountain lineage chromosome 6, Tspe_v1, whole genome shotgun sequence window:
- the LOC122665524 gene encoding protein FAR1-RELATED SEQUENCE 5-like: MDLNELVDKYNDFIDGKNYVSDRNETGSSDVLNDDSLIDTDNTLNGVGHDGSSTDDEDWNNSESEDSDDYITCFDNDSMDEVNEEEVVDLTLDEEQNFTVIITNVNDLEPTIVGRYYVCSNQGEKIPDKRRKVDYQQRVTKKTKCGALMKIKSSNGVWVVDKFEKEHNHILVDRNESFRLRSHQKRHRSTVDSHQIMRVVKEFAGINDEFCSNILRTKRRNCIGLDCEQAINYLESKMALDLGFFYDVRVNAEEQIIGIFWVDSRARELYKTFGDVIVFDTAYKKSKYKFSFAPFTSVNHHMQCTFFGCGLIADETKELFIWLFRTWLRAMQNMQPNAIFTD, from the exons ATGGACTTGAATGAATTAGTGGATAAGTACAATGATTTTATTGATGGGAAAAATTATGTGTCGGATAGAAACGAAACTGGGTCAAGTGATGTATTAAATGATGACAGTCTTATTGACACTGACAATACACTAAATGGAGTGGGTCATGATGGTAGTAGTACAGATGATGAAGACTGGAATAATTCTGAAAGTGAAGATAGTGATGATTACATTACATGTTTTGACAATGATTCAATGGATGAGGTTAATGAGGAAGAAGTTGTGGATTTGACTTTAGATGAGGAACAGAATTTTACAGTAATAATTACTAATGTTAATGACTTGGAACCTACTATTG TTGGTAGATACTATGTCTGTTCAAATCAGGGTGAGAAAATACCAGACAAACGGAGAAAGGTAGATTACCAGCAACGTGTGACAAAGAAAACTAAGTGTGGGGCTTTAATGAAGATCAAGAGTAGTAATGGGGTGTGGGTGGTggataaatttgaaaaggaGCACAACCATATATTAGTGGACAGGAATGAGTCTTTCAGACTTAGATCACATCAGAAAAGGCATAGAAGTACAGTTGATTCTCATCAAATAATGAGAGTTGTAAAAGAATTTGCTGGTATAAATGATGAATTTTGTTCAAATATACTCAGGACAAAGCGAAGAAATTGCATTGGATTAGACTGTGAACAAGCAATTAACTATTTGGAGAGTAAAATGGCAttagatctagggtttttttaTGATGTCCGTGTCAATGCAGAGGAACAAATAATTGGGATTTTTTGGGTGGATAGTAGAGCACGAGAACTATACAAGACTTTTGGTGATGTAATTGTCTTTGACACGGCATATAAAAAAAGCAAGTATAAGTTTTCATTTGCTCCTTTTACTAGTGTTAATCACCACATGCagtgtacattttttggttgtGGACTAATAGCTGATGAGACAAAGGAATTATTTATATGGCTATTCAGGACATGGCTTCGAGCGATGCAAAATATGCAGCCAAACGCAATCTTTACAGATTAA